The following proteins are co-located in the Romeriopsis navalis LEGE 11480 genome:
- a CDS encoding HEAT repeat domain-containing protein, whose protein sequence is MSSPQRNPRVRRGRKATAQKISFQPFRRLAVLKIALLCLLAPFQISGAKPPTEPSPKLSSQIQQIDDEQEKERALEFLNQVLAPAVEGLIVVIDNPKASVSQRIDAIEILRTMGADAEMAVPSLTQILKIRDPNLRLAAVKALAAIGPKSKSAVPELTNLLKDSNENVRIVTTSLLGQLGLDAKRAIPNLTAILDDPSPTVRKNAIKALTAMGNEAKAAVPELLNALRDQNPEIRREATIALGRMGSDAKPAVNALAETLNDPDKNIRISAATALGRIGADAKVAVPELVRLLKNKDPQLRSFAAFALGKIGTDAKASIPDLTKALDDQNKDVRLNAAGALGRIGVEARSALPQLVKNLQDIKGDVRLNTGAAISRIAGALQDQAGGLRSQDLLKVIGQLEQAAPILEDPEQGFNEDIRDAVRRSISALKTEKDARPFDRVTEWSKRNWILTALLLYGTVTPVVWLIILGWKPLWILKMNDTLQPYTDFEMPLPTGNSLKIPLRFVLFLGWFHYHPRVLDAWVEKQVGVARYAFAQKSTVRERKVHIPIPVVLQGKTIAELASRNLHTTFGDGRQCLLVWGEGGSGKTSIACYLGKWAMANRKNQRLAKHRMLPVLIEQELDFRVPANKDPFREAIRGQLQALIDSAHPISDDFLDRLLRLRRVLVIVDHLSEMSPESRAAIRPGHPDFPANALIVTSRAEESLDRVPKTVIKPLRIEGNRLSSFLEAYLMKCQKRELFTDAEYFDACSQLSKMVGQRNVTVLLAKLYAEQMIAMKSGINDGFLPDNIPDLMLSYLNELNRDNNNHEPENRRVHQLSKIVAWECLKQTYRPAPAKRQTILIALQRELRVDETQAIDWLNHLENSLRIVHTVGPAQDQMCFALDPLAECLAALYWVEHYGSDVGAWSQWFMQADTMPGNPDSIQGLLLAMRDCCLHRSAEMDIPEFVLDELGRRVGLSTELLRKSQVEQRMVRLHPRILDGDVPVRVRAIRELGDLGNAAKPLLPVLVRALEDENWRIRYEVAKAIGAMGIEARTAIPALTERLVDPDRRVACEAISSLGKIGTASMPCLIDALESQISYVRSTAAWVLASFESSARAAVPSLMNALSDPDWQVQWVAAYTLGCIGADAKPAVFRLIDACKGDYVLVAKEASRALWRINGEEADAIVSALGDRQRQSMLAH, encoded by the coding sequence ATGTCCAGTCCCCAGCGTAATCCCCGTGTCCGACGGGGCCGGAAAGCCACGGCCCAAAAGATATCGTTTCAACCATTCCGACGGCTTGCAGTGCTGAAAATTGCATTGCTCTGCCTCCTTGCGCCATTCCAAATTAGCGGTGCTAAACCACCCACCGAACCATCCCCAAAACTCTCTTCGCAGATTCAGCAAATCGACGATGAACAGGAAAAAGAACGCGCCTTAGAGTTCCTCAATCAGGTGTTAGCCCCTGCTGTCGAGGGCCTAATTGTCGTAATTGACAACCCCAAAGCCTCCGTTAGTCAACGCATCGATGCGATCGAAATTCTCCGCACGATGGGCGCTGATGCCGAAATGGCAGTGCCATCCCTAACGCAAATCCTCAAAATCCGGGATCCAAATCTCCGTTTAGCCGCGGTCAAAGCCCTCGCAGCAATTGGACCCAAATCAAAATCGGCGGTACCAGAACTCACAAATTTGCTGAAGGATAGCAACGAAAACGTCCGAATTGTCACAACCAGTTTGCTGGGACAGCTGGGCCTCGATGCCAAACGAGCGATTCCCAACCTCACCGCCATCCTCGATGATCCCAGCCCCACAGTGCGCAAAAATGCGATTAAGGCACTAACCGCCATGGGCAATGAGGCGAAGGCCGCCGTACCAGAATTACTCAACGCACTACGCGATCAAAATCCTGAAATTCGGCGGGAAGCAACGATCGCCCTCGGACGCATGGGCAGTGATGCCAAACCAGCGGTGAATGCCCTCGCTGAAACCCTGAATGATCCAGATAAAAATATTCGCATTAGTGCCGCCACTGCATTGGGTCGAATTGGCGCAGATGCCAAAGTCGCTGTACCAGAATTAGTCCGCCTGCTCAAAAACAAAGACCCACAATTACGCTCCTTTGCGGCATTTGCCCTCGGCAAAATTGGCACAGACGCCAAAGCCAGCATTCCAGACCTGACGAAGGCTCTCGATGATCAAAATAAAGATGTTCGGCTGAATGCTGCCGGTGCATTGGGCCGCATCGGGGTCGAGGCTCGATCGGCCTTACCGCAATTAGTGAAAAATCTACAAGACATCAAAGGGGATGTACGCCTCAATACAGGCGCCGCGATCAGTCGTATTGCCGGGGCCTTACAGGATCAAGCCGGAGGTCTGCGCAGCCAAGACTTACTCAAAGTCATTGGTCAGCTCGAACAAGCAGCGCCAATTCTGGAAGATCCAGAACAGGGGTTTAACGAAGACATTCGCGATGCCGTCCGACGCTCCATCAGCGCCCTCAAAACGGAGAAAGATGCCCGCCCTTTTGATCGGGTGACGGAGTGGTCAAAACGGAACTGGATCCTGACAGCACTTCTGCTCTACGGTACAGTGACCCCCGTCGTTTGGTTAATCATCTTGGGCTGGAAACCACTGTGGATTCTCAAGATGAATGACACACTGCAGCCCTACACCGATTTTGAGATGCCACTGCCCACCGGGAATTCCCTCAAAATCCCTCTACGGTTTGTGCTGTTTTTGGGCTGGTTTCACTACCACCCACGGGTGCTCGACGCTTGGGTAGAAAAACAAGTGGGCGTCGCACGGTACGCCTTTGCCCAAAAATCAACGGTACGGGAGCGTAAAGTACATATCCCCATTCCCGTGGTGCTCCAGGGCAAAACCATCGCCGAACTGGCGAGCCGGAATCTCCACACCACCTTTGGCGACGGACGACAATGTCTCTTGGTCTGGGGCGAAGGCGGCAGTGGCAAAACCAGCATTGCTTGCTATCTGGGGAAATGGGCCATGGCCAATCGCAAAAATCAACGGCTCGCCAAACACCGGATGTTACCTGTATTAATCGAGCAAGAACTCGACTTTCGGGTGCCGGCTAACAAAGATCCGTTTCGCGAGGCAATCCGGGGACAGTTACAGGCACTGATCGACTCGGCTCATCCCATTTCCGATGATTTTCTCGATCGATTGCTCCGACTGCGCCGCGTGTTAGTCATCGTTGATCACCTGTCCGAAATGAGTCCCGAAAGCCGGGCAGCAATTCGCCCCGGCCACCCCGACTTCCCGGCCAACGCCTTGATTGTCACTTCCCGGGCCGAGGAATCCCTCGATCGCGTCCCCAAAACGGTGATTAAACCGCTGCGCATTGAGGGCAATCGCCTGTCTTCTTTCTTGGAAGCCTACCTCATGAAATGCCAAAAGCGAGAGCTCTTCACTGACGCCGAATACTTTGATGCCTGCAGCCAGCTTTCCAAAATGGTGGGCCAACGCAACGTCACAGTATTACTGGCCAAACTGTACGCCGAACAAATGATTGCCATGAAATCGGGGATTAACGATGGCTTTTTGCCGGACAACATTCCCGACTTGATGCTGAGTTACCTGAACGAACTAAACCGAGACAACAACAACCATGAGCCTGAAAATCGTCGCGTCCACCAACTCAGCAAAATCGTCGCCTGGGAGTGCCTCAAGCAAACTTATCGCCCTGCCCCAGCGAAGCGTCAAACCATCCTCATTGCCCTGCAACGGGAATTACGAGTTGATGAAACTCAGGCGATCGACTGGCTCAACCACCTGGAAAACAGCCTCCGCATCGTCCATACGGTGGGGCCAGCTCAAGACCAAATGTGCTTCGCCCTCGATCCCCTCGCAGAATGTCTGGCAGCACTGTATTGGGTGGAACATTATGGCTCTGATGTAGGGGCTTGGAGCCAGTGGTTTATGCAAGCTGATACCATGCCCGGCAATCCCGATAGCATTCAGGGTTTGCTCCTGGCGATGCGTGACTGCTGCCTCCACCGGAGTGCCGAAATGGATATTCCCGAATTTGTCTTGGACGAACTCGGTCGGCGGGTGGGCCTCAGCACCGAACTCCTACGCAAATCCCAAGTCGAACAACGCATGGTGCGGCTACATCCACGCATCCTCGACGGCGACGTCCCTGTCAGAGTGCGGGCAATCCGCGAATTGGGCGACCTTGGCAATGCCGCAAAGCCCCTATTACCGGTTTTAGTCCGAGCCTTAGAAGACGAGAATTGGCGTATCCGCTATGAGGTGGCCAAAGCGATCGGGGCCATGGGTATCGAAGCCCGGACAGCGATTCCAGCACTGACCGAACGTTTAGTTGATCCAGATCGGCGCGTAGCCTGTGAGGCCATTTCCAGTCTCGGCAAAATTGGGACAGCCTCCATGCCTTGCCTGATCGATGCGCTGGAATCACAAATTAGCTATGTCCGCAGCACCGCCGCTTGGGTATTAGCCAGCTTCGAATCGAGTGCGCGGGCGGCCGTGCCATCCCTCATGAATGCACTCAGCGATCCAGACTGGCAAGTCCAGTGGGTTGCGGCTTACACCCTTGGCTGCATTGGAGCTGACGCAAAACCCGCCGTGTTTCGGCTAATCGATGCTTGCAAAGGGGATTATGTCCTCGTCGCCAAAGAAGCCAGCCGCGCTCTATGGCGGATTAATGGCGAGGAAGCCGATGCGATCGTGTCTGCGCTTGGCGATCGCCAACGACAATCGATGCTGGCCCATTAG